The following are encoded in a window of Pseudalgibacter alginicilyticus genomic DNA:
- a CDS encoding DUF7594 domain-containing protein, producing MKNTPKKIKSCSYLFLTMVLLVYPVYSQTEPNWIDQVTNYQQPSWFNRERVQIHTRLAAPYYNNPDHPIYSNWARDVISVIGATVFTRHIKTNDDPIHWQSSWGKWTDFAENRNIIQEAINEAHTHNTKMIGYYNHYSDGYIRDNYPEYKCKDVNGNDIIREGRGTMICFNSPYIDLLATRLIEFAQMGGDGLYFDEIHMPREGCWCNYCKTKFNELTGQTAPTTINVNSQLYKDYQNFNNESVVEGFYKLRQTLEAENPDLVMIIGSNTLPKLTERHLNTNLFRLAHAHKTEWDISQRTLSSVPNGIMVPDEKVWRGLSYTFSRDISDGRPAHYWVPGMSFVPSKDILGATAGLISFGNIANLDMRETLSPDLDFINAVTYGNNVSSVFEDSKPNRWLLIHFNEKALETYSGETANGWSNFLSPFYGSYYAASENKLSVGIITDSQLKQGLFQGAKVLFTPNTETISAELQIKIDEFESQGGVVITEDPSWEWENGGTDFNNAKNEFQAILNNVYSQPLFKSNGGSGFYYVNYFEKNDAGKFKYIASYSNELEWVTVGATAQTNGNLQPDPISGIKLIVNSGQIPTSVRNVLTDTPVSFNISNGVLSLDVPNFQNSGLIELTYDEPLIAQTNNNSLFLIDDAYVQGGTNGDSNFGVARLATKRDDAFSNQVQHSYLKFDLTHLGAYQNVKLRLTKEDSINNNFEAFFVTDDSWLESTITWNTAPVAGTSLGIISSGTSPQIEWNITDIANTELSGDGIISIMIVSSINGLQSNLYSKETAPTNSKKPLLAVTVDSSERQFPVDDAYVRAGTGSEVNFGTARLITKRDDSSVNLERLSFVKFDLSNIGTNYNNLTFTLTKEDNISNTFEAFLVTDDNWSENNITWSTAPKAHTSLGKINNSTTNKLEWDITNVAQEEQNKDGIITIMIISSKNGIQSNIYSKESAPTDLDKPAVIINNKTSLNVLSYCYNCEEKNVYISPNPTLDVINITGIDMGKKIYLYNISGKMVLEQDFTPSINTKKLLKGMYFLTIVDKENFKHHFKFIKK from the coding sequence ATGAAAAATACTCCCAAAAAAATTAAATCCTGTTCCTATTTATTTTTAACGATGGTTTTATTAGTTTATCCTGTATATTCTCAAACAGAACCCAATTGGATTGATCAGGTAACAAACTACCAACAACCTTCTTGGTTTAATAGAGAAAGGGTTCAAATACATACTAGATTAGCTGCTCCTTATTACAATAATCCAGACCACCCCATTTATTCAAATTGGGCGAGAGATGTGATTTCTGTTATAGGTGCTACTGTTTTTACTAGACACATCAAAACAAATGATGATCCAATCCATTGGCAAAGTTCATGGGGAAAATGGACTGACTTTGCTGAAAATAGAAATATCATTCAAGAAGCCATTAATGAAGCTCATACCCACAATACAAAAATGATTGGATATTACAATCATTATTCCGATGGATATATTCGAGACAACTACCCTGAATATAAATGCAAAGATGTAAATGGTAATGATATTATTAGAGAAGGAAGAGGCACAATGATATGTTTTAATTCTCCATATATAGATTTACTTGCCACGAGATTAATAGAATTTGCTCAAATGGGAGGCGATGGGTTATATTTTGACGAGATTCATATGCCACGCGAAGGATGTTGGTGCAACTATTGTAAAACAAAATTTAACGAGCTAACAGGTCAGACTGCACCAACAACCATTAATGTTAATTCCCAACTGTACAAAGATTATCAAAACTTTAATAATGAATCTGTCGTTGAAGGATTTTATAAACTCCGACAAACATTAGAGGCTGAAAACCCGGATTTAGTTATGATAATTGGTAGTAATACACTACCAAAATTGACAGAGCGTCATTTAAACACTAATTTGTTTCGCTTAGCTCATGCTCATAAAACGGAATGGGACATATCACAAAGAACACTGTCCTCAGTGCCGAATGGAATAATGGTTCCTGATGAGAAAGTATGGAGAGGCCTATCTTATACTTTCTCAAGAGATATTTCTGATGGACGCCCTGCTCATTATTGGGTACCAGGAATGAGTTTTGTTCCCTCAAAAGATATTTTGGGAGCTACCGCTGGCTTAATTTCTTTTGGAAACATAGCTAACTTAGATATGAGGGAAACACTTTCCCCCGATTTAGATTTTATTAATGCTGTAACTTATGGCAATAATGTAAGTTCGGTATTTGAAGATTCTAAGCCTAATAGATGGTTGTTAATACATTTTAACGAGAAAGCGTTAGAAACTTATAGTGGAGAAACTGCTAATGGATGGTCTAATTTTTTATCACCATTTTACGGTTCGTATTATGCGGCTTCGGAGAATAAATTGTCTGTTGGAATAATTACTGATTCTCAACTTAAACAAGGATTATTTCAAGGAGCTAAAGTCTTATTTACACCAAACACAGAAACTATATCTGCGGAGTTACAGATTAAAATCGATGAGTTTGAATCTCAAGGTGGTGTAGTAATAACGGAAGACCCCTCTTGGGAATGGGAAAATGGCGGCACTGATTTTAATAATGCAAAAAATGAATTTCAAGCAATACTTAATAATGTGTATTCGCAACCATTATTCAAATCTAATGGGGGTTCTGGGTTTTATTACGTTAATTATTTTGAAAAAAATGATGCTGGGAAATTTAAATATATAGCATCCTATAGTAATGAACTTGAGTGGGTAACGGTTGGTGCTACCGCGCAAACAAATGGTAATTTACAGCCTGATCCAATAAGTGGAATCAAATTAATCGTAAATTCAGGACAAATACCAACATCTGTAAGGAATGTGCTTACAGACACTCCTGTATCTTTTAATATTTCTAATGGTGTTTTATCATTAGATGTTCCTAATTTTCAGAACTCAGGACTTATTGAATTAACTTATGATGAGCCGTTAATTGCACAAACCAATAATAATAGTTTGTTTCTTATAGATGATGCCTATGTACAAGGAGGTACAAATGGAGATTCAAACTTTGGAGTAGCAAGGTTGGCCACAAAAAGAGATGACGCTTTTAGTAATCAAGTACAACATTCATACTTAAAATTCGACTTAACTCACCTTGGAGCTTACCAAAACGTAAAATTAAGATTAACTAAAGAGGACTCCATAAACAACAATTTCGAAGCTTTTTTTGTGACAGACGATAGTTGGTTAGAAAGCACTATAACATGGAACACTGCACCTGTAGCAGGAACATCATTAGGAATTATTTCTAGTGGCACGTCTCCGCAAATAGAATGGAACATTACTGACATTGCCAATACGGAGCTGTCTGGAGATGGGATTATTTCAATAATGATAGTTTCATCTATTAACGGATTACAGTCAAATTTATATAGTAAAGAAACTGCTCCTACTAATAGTAAAAAACCATTACTTGCCGTAACAGTCGATTCTTCTGAACGGCAATTCCCAGTAGATGATGCATATGTAAGAGCAGGAACAGGTAGCGAAGTTAACTTTGGAACAGCGAGATTAATAACTAAAAGGGATGACTCTTCTGTCAATTTGGAAAGATTGTCGTTTGTAAAATTTGACTTATCAAACATAGGAACCAATTACAATAATCTAACATTTACTCTCACCAAAGAAGATAATATAAGTAATACCTTCGAAGCCTTTTTGGTTACGGACGACAACTGGTCAGAAAATAACATTACTTGGAGTACTGCCCCAAAAGCTCATACATCATTAGGAAAAATAAACAACAGCACTACAAATAAATTAGAATGGGACATTACTAATGTTGCTCAAGAAGAACAAAATAAGGATGGAATAATCACGATTATGATAATTTCTTCCAAAAACGGAATACAGTCCAATATATATAGCAAAGAATCTGCTCCTACTGATTTGGACAAACCAGCTGTAATTATTAATAACAAAACCTCATTAAACGTATTATCTTACTGCTATAATTGTGAAGAAAAAAATGTATATATATCCCCAAATCCAACTCTCGATGTTATTAATATTACAGGTATTGATATGGGTAAAAAAATATACTTGTATAATATATCTGGTAAAATGGTTTTAGAGCAAGATTTCACGCCATCCATTAATACCAAGAAATTATTGAAAGGGATGTACTTTTTAACTATTGTTGATAAAGAAAATTTCAAACACCATTTTAAATTTATAAAAAAATAG
- a CDS encoding sulfatase family protein has product MFYNTRLLFLIFTSLLGVVSCSFKSKKDKVNKINEEKTNFIVIFVDDLGYGDIGCFGAKGFKTPNIDQMAKEGARFTDFYVPASVCTPSRAGLLTGSYPKRVGLHKEVLYPYSTSGLNPNEIIIPEVLKPAGYTTGCIGKWHLGHQEKFMPNNQGFDYFYGVPYSNDMDGHVYVNIPFTSPPLPIYKNKVKVAEGINQDSLTIRWTKAATSFIKENKKQPFFLYLAHNMPHRPWHVSKRYKGSSEKGLYGDVIQELDWSVGEILKTLKETNLDENTLVIFTSDNGPVETLKNGGSAEPLRGGKISTWEGGLRVPCIMRWPGKIKPNKEINQITSVMDFLPTFASIAQVKVPISHKIDGYNISNILLEDKKTVSPYNAFYFYGRNGDLEGIREGNWKFYIKKYNMRKKTYTNHMNLYNLKNDVGEKQNIADMHPEIVEKLHQKMLKFDKQLSIEARPIGH; this is encoded by the coding sequence ATGTTTTATAATACAAGATTACTTTTTTTAATATTTACCAGTTTATTAGGTGTTGTAAGCTGCTCCTTTAAATCAAAAAAAGATAAGGTTAATAAAATTAATGAAGAAAAAACAAATTTTATTGTAATTTTTGTTGATGATTTAGGTTATGGAGACATAGGCTGTTTTGGAGCCAAAGGTTTTAAAACACCTAATATTGATCAAATGGCAAAAGAAGGTGCTCGTTTCACAGATTTTTATGTTCCGGCATCTGTATGTACTCCATCAAGAGCAGGTTTATTAACAGGTTCTTACCCAAAACGGGTAGGACTTCATAAAGAAGTTTTATATCCATATTCTACTTCAGGATTAAATCCTAATGAAATTATTATTCCGGAGGTATTAAAACCTGCAGGATATACTACAGGATGTATAGGCAAATGGCATTTAGGACATCAAGAAAAATTTATGCCAAATAATCAAGGATTTGATTATTTTTATGGTGTACCATATTCCAATGATATGGACGGACATGTATACGTAAATATACCTTTCACATCACCACCACTTCCTATATATAAAAATAAAGTTAAAGTAGCTGAGGGCATCAATCAAGATTCGTTGACTATTCGTTGGACCAAAGCAGCTACCTCCTTTATAAAGGAAAATAAAAAACAACCCTTTTTCCTTTATTTAGCACACAATATGCCACATCGCCCTTGGCATGTCTCCAAACGCTACAAAGGAAGTAGTGAAAAAGGATTGTATGGCGATGTTATACAAGAATTAGATTGGAGTGTTGGAGAAATACTAAAAACATTAAAAGAAACAAATTTAGACGAAAACACCCTTGTAATATTTACATCAGATAACGGCCCAGTAGAGACATTAAAAAATGGTGGCTCTGCCGAACCACTTAGAGGAGGTAAAATTTCTACTTGGGAAGGCGGATTACGTGTTCCTTGTATTATGCGTTGGCCAGGAAAAATAAAACCAAATAAAGAAATTAATCAAATAACTTCTGTTATGGATTTCCTACCCACCTTTGCTTCAATAGCTCAAGTAAAAGTTCCTATTTCTCATAAAATTGATGGTTATAACATATCAAATATATTACTTGAAGATAAAAAAACAGTTTCACCTTATAATGCCTTTTATTTTTATGGACGTAATGGAGACTTAGAAGGTATACGTGAAGGCAATTGGAAATTTTACATAAAAAAATATAATATGCGTAAAAAAACATACACCAATCACATGAATTTGTACAATTTAAAAAATGATGTTGGAGAAAAACAAAATATTGCTGATATGCATCCTGAAATTGTTGAAAAGCTACATCAAAAAATGCTAAAGTTTGACAAGCAATTATCAATTGAAGCAAGACCTATTGGCCACTAA
- a CDS encoding sulfatase family protein — MNKLFSVLLTLSVLLGCKSTPSITTTKPLQLPNIIYVLTDDLGIGDVSTYNPESKIKTPYIDKLASEGMTFTDAHTTSAVCTPSRYSILTGRYSWRTKLKSRVLYGEDPHLIHPQRATVASLLKSAGYYTASIGKWHLGWDWQRNEHGSIDFSKPIKNGPNVNGFDYSYGFCGSLDMPPYVYVENGKPTAIPNDSSENTDYQAHWRKGLTAPDFIHEEATPNFFERSFNFIKKHAQSNKPFFLYLPLPSPHTPILPTKEWQGKSGLNPYGDFVMMVDNYIGKLEAIIKESGIEENTMIVFTSDNGCSPRANYQELLNKGHNPSYIYRGTKSDIFEGGHRVPFIIKWPNAVPQGTICSQTISQSDLMATCASLTNLKLSDNTAEDSFNMLPLIKNPNTENYQRKATVHHSIDGSFAIRKGDWKYIFCSGSGGWSYPKTIKDTEGLPPFQLYNLKSDPGESNNLYGKYPKIENELFNLMSNYIKNGRSTPGAKVKNDGEQWWPQLSWMKNS, encoded by the coding sequence ATGAATAAATTATTTTCTGTACTATTAACACTATCTGTACTATTAGGCTGCAAAAGCACCCCTTCAATTACAACTACTAAACCACTACAACTACCTAATATTATTTATGTTTTAACAGATGATTTAGGTATAGGAGATGTTAGTACTTACAATCCTGAATCAAAAATTAAAACCCCTTATATTGATAAATTAGCATCAGAAGGAATGACGTTTACAGACGCACATACTACATCTGCAGTTTGTACACCAAGCAGATATAGCATATTAACAGGAAGGTACAGTTGGCGAACTAAATTAAAAAGCAGAGTGCTATATGGTGAAGACCCTCACTTAATACATCCACAAAGAGCTACTGTAGCCTCATTACTAAAAAGCGCTGGTTACTATACAGCTTCTATAGGAAAATGGCATCTTGGATGGGACTGGCAAAGAAATGAACACGGTAGTATAGATTTTTCAAAACCCATAAAAAATGGTCCAAATGTTAATGGGTTTGATTATTCTTATGGTTTTTGCGGCTCTTTAGATATGCCTCCGTATGTGTATGTAGAAAACGGAAAACCAACTGCCATCCCAAATGATTCTTCTGAAAACACAGATTATCAAGCACATTGGCGTAAAGGTCTTACTGCTCCAGATTTTATACATGAGGAAGCTACCCCTAATTTTTTTGAACGATCATTTAATTTTATCAAAAAACACGCACAATCAAACAAGCCTTTTTTTCTTTATTTACCATTACCATCCCCCCACACACCCATTTTACCAACAAAAGAATGGCAAGGTAAAAGTGGTTTGAATCCTTACGGAGATTTTGTTATGATGGTAGATAACTATATCGGAAAATTAGAAGCTATAATTAAAGAATCTGGAATTGAAGAGAATACTATGATTGTTTTCACAAGTGACAATGGCTGCTCTCCTAGAGCCAATTATCAAGAATTATTGAATAAAGGTCATAACCCTAGTTATATTTATAGAGGAACAAAATCCGATATTTTTGAAGGAGGTCATAGAGTTCCTTTTATTATTAAATGGCCAAATGCGGTGCCTCAAGGCACAATTTGTAGCCAAACCATTTCTCAATCAGATTTAATGGCAACTTGTGCTTCTTTAACCAATTTAAAACTATCAGATAACACCGCTGAAGATAGTTTTAATATGTTACCATTAATAAAAAACCCTAACACTGAAAACTACCAAAGAAAGGCAACTGTACATCATTCCATCGACGGGAGTTTTGCAATACGCAAAGGAGATTGGAAATATATTTTTTGCTCAGGTTCAGGGGGCTGGAGCTATCCAAAAACGATTAAAGACACTGAAGGGCTTCCGCCTTTTCAATTATATAATTTAAAATCAGATCCAGGAGAGTCAAACAATTTATACGGAAAATATCCTAAAATAGAAAATGAACTTTTTAATCTTATGTCTAATTATATTAAAAATGGCAGAAGTACTCCTGGCGCTAAAGTAAAAAATGACGGCGAACAATGGTGGCCTCAATTAAGTTGGATGAAAAATTCTTAA
- a CDS encoding alpha-L-fucosidase yields MITKKSLLIILLIISFSKTTIGQSVANTNTLKQRMQWWEDARLGMFIHWGVFSELGGEWNGVDYGKEMGTASAEWIYLMSEIDTNDYKQAAQRFNPKNYSPEEWVKSAKDAGMKYIVLTTKHHDGFALFNTKASDWNILQASPYKKDLIKQYIDECHKQGIRVGLYYSHEKDWYHHVRLRNDTSPIKESYKKLVKTQIEELLTNYGQIDLIWFDMGISAHKEFNQMCYDLVRKLQPNCIISSRIGNGLGDYKNLGDRELVNPGMNEYVESIMTMRLNWGFDKNDKNWKSSSEVISMISKSACRGSNFLLNLGPQPDGKFTPEETIRLKHIGEWMTLNGDAIYETKGSPFKGEYKWGSLTSKKQHAFLHLFDMKEDHISVNGIISKVKKAYLLHNNQPIEFKQNLTDKKISLDISTITNSHATNIIALDLEGELKVDINEGPTWIPEPIKHLTRKEIVGIATNVSNFGFTISNKEDEIIFKLNENIEYRIVKNKEILSVQGFHVSNGEKYRVVYTPFDTPVIEIISKEN; encoded by the coding sequence ATGATTACCAAAAAATCTTTATTAATAATATTATTGATAATCTCGTTTTCAAAAACCACAATTGGGCAAAGTGTAGCAAATACTAATACATTAAAACAACGTATGCAATGGTGGGAAGATGCACGTTTAGGAATGTTTATACACTGGGGAGTATTTTCAGAGTTAGGAGGGGAATGGAATGGCGTTGATTATGGAAAAGAAATGGGAACTGCTAGTGCCGAATGGATTTACTTAATGTCTGAAATTGACACCAATGATTACAAACAAGCTGCTCAAAGGTTTAATCCTAAAAATTATTCGCCCGAAGAATGGGTGAAATCTGCCAAAGACGCAGGTATGAAATATATTGTTTTAACAACAAAACACCATGATGGCTTTGCTTTGTTCAACACCAAAGCATCAGACTGGAATATCTTGCAAGCATCACCTTATAAAAAAGATTTAATAAAACAATACATTGACGAATGTCACAAACAAGGTATTCGTGTAGGTTTATATTATTCGCATGAAAAAGATTGGTACCATCATGTGCGCTTACGTAATGATACATCGCCAATAAAAGAATCATATAAAAAATTAGTAAAAACCCAAATTGAAGAACTTTTAACGAACTATGGCCAAATTGATTTAATTTGGTTTGACATGGGAATTAGTGCCCATAAAGAATTCAATCAAATGTGCTATGATTTAGTTAGAAAACTACAACCCAACTGTATAATTAGTAGTAGAATTGGAAATGGTTTAGGAGATTATAAAAATTTAGGAGACAGAGAACTCGTTAATCCTGGTATGAATGAATATGTAGAATCAATAATGACAATGAGGTTAAATTGGGGTTTTGATAAAAATGATAAAAACTGGAAATCATCCTCAGAAGTTATTAGCATGATTTCTAAGAGTGCTTGTAGAGGCTCTAATTTTCTATTAAATTTAGGACCTCAACCCGATGGAAAGTTTACCCCCGAAGAAACTATTAGATTAAAACATATTGGAGAATGGATGACATTAAACGGTGATGCTATATATGAAACCAAGGGGTCTCCATTTAAAGGGGAATACAAATGGGGATCTTTAACATCAAAAAAACAACATGCTTTTCTTCATTTGTTTGATATGAAAGAAGATCATATTTCGGTAAATGGAATTATTTCTAAAGTAAAAAAAGCATATCTGCTTCACAACAATCAACCAATTGAGTTTAAGCAGAATTTAACTGACAAAAAAATCAGTCTAGATATTTCTACAATTACAAATAGCCATGCCACTAATATTATAGCACTTGATTTAGAGGGCGAATTAAAAGTAGATATAAACGAAGGTCCTACTTGGATTCCTGAACCTATTAAGCACTTAACACGAAAAGAAATTGTTGGTATCGCAACGAATGTTTCCAATTTTGGATTTACTATAAGTAATAAAGAAGATGAAATTATTTTTAAATTAAATGAAAATATTGAGTATCGAATTGTTAAAAATAAGGAAATATTAAGCGTACAAGGATTTCATGTTAGTAACGGTGAAAAATACAGGGTAGTTTACACGCCTTTTGACACCCCTGTTATAGAAATAATTTCTAAAGAAAACTAA